Proteins from one Listeria innocua genomic window:
- the murD gene encoding UDP-N-acetylmuramoyl-L-alanine--D-glutamate ligase, translating to MKKIEMYHHKKVLVLGLARSGVSAATIMHKLGAFVTVNDQKPFSENPEAQGLLEQGIKVICGSHPIELLDEGFELVIKNPGIPYNNPMIEKALKLKIPVITEVELAYQISEAPIVGITGTNGKTTTTTIIHHMLNAHKENSSLLAGNIGFPASAVAENATSDQYISMELSSFQLMGVQTFKPHISVITNIYEAHLDYHTDRSEYVQAKWHIQQNQTADDFLVINWDQEELKNLTKQTKAQVIPFSTTQRLEQGSYVQNGNIMFDDEVIGSRDSILLPGEHNLENILASVAVAKTLGVTNEEIMYVLETFKGVEHRTQFVVEWQGRKFYNDSKATNILATQSALKGFKNPVVLLAGGLDRGNSFDELLPFFKNVKSLIVFGETADKIGRVGKIAGIEVHYVDDVEAAVPVAYRESAPGDIILLSPACASWDQYRTFEVRGNAYMDAISELIEEVEK from the coding sequence ATGAAAAAAATTGAAATGTACCATCACAAAAAAGTGCTTGTTTTAGGTCTTGCAAGAAGTGGTGTTAGCGCGGCAACAATTATGCATAAATTAGGAGCATTCGTCACAGTAAACGATCAAAAACCTTTTAGTGAAAATCCAGAAGCACAAGGATTACTTGAACAAGGGATTAAAGTTATTTGTGGATCGCATCCGATTGAATTATTAGATGAAGGATTTGAACTCGTAATTAAAAACCCGGGGATCCCGTATAACAACCCGATGATTGAAAAAGCTTTAAAACTCAAAATTCCAGTTATTACAGAAGTAGAGTTAGCTTACCAAATTTCTGAAGCGCCGATAGTTGGTATTACTGGAACTAACGGGAAAACTACTACAACAACGATTATTCACCATATGTTAAATGCACACAAAGAAAATAGCTCTTTGCTTGCAGGAAACATCGGTTTTCCGGCATCAGCTGTTGCAGAAAACGCAACAAGCGATCAATATATTTCGATGGAATTATCTTCCTTCCAATTAATGGGTGTACAAACATTTAAGCCACATATTTCTGTAATTACAAATATCTATGAAGCGCATCTAGACTACCATACAGACCGCAGTGAATATGTACAAGCAAAATGGCACATTCAACAAAATCAAACAGCAGACGATTTCTTAGTAATTAATTGGGATCAAGAAGAATTGAAGAATTTAACTAAACAAACAAAAGCACAAGTTATTCCTTTCTCAACAACGCAGCGTTTAGAACAAGGAAGCTACGTCCAAAATGGCAATATTATGTTTGACGATGAAGTAATCGGATCACGTGATAGCATTTTACTTCCGGGAGAACATAATTTAGAAAACATTTTAGCATCTGTAGCAGTAGCCAAAACTTTAGGTGTGACAAATGAAGAAATTATGTATGTCCTTGAAACATTTAAAGGCGTCGAGCACCGAACTCAATTTGTAGTGGAATGGCAAGGACGTAAATTTTATAACGATTCTAAAGCAACTAATATTTTAGCAACTCAAAGCGCATTGAAAGGTTTTAAAAATCCAGTAGTATTACTTGCTGGAGGACTGGACCGTGGAAACTCGTTCGACGAATTGCTACCATTTTTCAAAAATGTGAAATCACTTATTGTTTTCGGTGAAACGGCAGATAAAATTGGTCGAGTAGGAAAAATTGCAGGAATTGAAGTGCATTATGTGGATGATGTAGAGGCAGCTGTTCCGGTTGCATATCGCGAGTCAGCACCAGGAGATATAATCTTACTTTCACCGGCTTGTGCAAGTTGGGATCAATACCGGACATTCGAAGTTCGCGGAAATGCCTACATGGACGCAATCAGTGAACTAATAGAAGAGGTGGAAAAATGA
- the ftsA gene encoding cell division protein FtsA: MGDSEIYVSLDIGTASVKVIIAEMADDRLNIIGVGNVESSGIKKGIIIDIDKTVESIKKAIEQAERMVGVEISQVIVGVVSSQVHLEACRGIVAVGSENREITDEDVWNVMDAAQVVPLSPEREIINTIPDQFVVDGLTGITDPRGMIGVRLEMEGTLITGSKTILHNTLRCVERAGLEISDIALQPLAEASISLSEDDKEFGTALVNIGAGTTTVSVFEQGRLTYTGVIPVGGDNITKDLSLGLNTSTANADRVKLEHGYAFYDDASPDEVFAIDVIGSDQKQHFTQVEVADIIEARMEEIFQLVVEELNRVGKTHLPGGYVLTGGSMAIPGAIDLAGKTLAAHVRLAIPDYIGVREPSFTTAVGLIKYAYQMAELEGRDVSSTASEPRYDDEAPKQPKQKPKKSDDEKVSTKMKNFFGAFFE; encoded by the coding sequence ATGGGTGATAGCGAAATTTATGTAAGTTTGGACATTGGAACAGCTTCTGTGAAAGTAATCATCGCGGAAATGGCTGACGATAGACTCAATATTATCGGTGTTGGGAATGTCGAGTCATCCGGAATTAAAAAAGGGATTATTATCGACATAGACAAGACTGTAGAATCCATTAAAAAGGCAATTGAACAAGCAGAAAGAATGGTTGGCGTTGAAATTTCTCAAGTAATCGTTGGGGTAGTATCGAGTCAGGTACATTTAGAAGCTTGCCGAGGAATTGTGGCAGTAGGTAGCGAAAACCGGGAAATTACAGATGAAGATGTCTGGAATGTGATGGATGCCGCTCAAGTCGTTCCTCTATCTCCTGAACGAGAAATTATTAATACTATTCCTGATCAATTTGTTGTGGATGGTTTAACTGGGATTACCGATCCACGTGGAATGATTGGTGTTCGTTTAGAAATGGAAGGCACACTAATCACTGGCTCAAAAACAATTTTACATAATACGTTACGTTGTGTGGAACGTGCTGGTCTAGAGATTTCTGATATTGCTTTACAACCACTTGCTGAGGCATCTATCTCTTTATCTGAAGACGATAAAGAATTCGGTACTGCTCTTGTGAATATTGGTGCAGGAACGACAACTGTTAGCGTGTTTGAGCAAGGAAGGTTAACTTACACTGGTGTTATTCCAGTGGGTGGAGATAATATCACCAAAGACTTATCACTTGGACTAAATACATCTACAGCCAATGCAGATCGTGTTAAATTAGAGCACGGTTACGCATTTTATGATGATGCTTCTCCGGATGAAGTTTTTGCAATTGATGTTATCGGTAGTGACCAAAAACAACATTTTACACAAGTAGAAGTAGCGGATATTATCGAAGCTCGTATGGAAGAAATTTTCCAATTAGTTGTAGAAGAATTGAATCGCGTAGGTAAAACGCATCTTCCAGGAGGCTACGTATTAACTGGTGGCTCAATGGCAATTCCAGGAGCTATTGATTTAGCAGGGAAAACATTGGCAGCACATGTTAGACTGGCAATTCCTGATTATATCGGTGTTCGCGAACCATCCTTCACAACAGCGGTAGGCTTGATAAAATATGCATACCAAATGGCTGAATTAGAAGGTCGCGATGTAAGCAGCACCGCAAGTGAGCCTCGTTATGATGACGAAGCACCAAAACAACCTAAACAAAAACCAAAAAAATCAGATGACGAAAAAGTATCAACAAAAATGAAGAATTTTTTCGGCGCATTTTTTGAATAA
- the murG gene encoding undecaprenyldiphospho-muramoylpentapeptide beta-N-acetylglucosaminyltransferase produces the protein MKVAISGGGTGGHVYPALAFIRELKKVHPEAEFLYIGTEKGLEAGIVKREGIPFESIEITGFKRSLSLENIKTVMRFLSGAKKSKQILREFKPDVVIGTGGYVCGPVVYAAAKLKIPTLIHEQNSIAGLTNKFLSRYTDKVAICFEEVSDSFASEKIVFTGNPRASEVVGVDGEGALEAYGLVSGKPTVLVFGGSRGARGINEAVEAILPEWNKRDFQLLYVTGDVHFEKIKDSLGEMNLGNHISVQPFIYDMPKILNAVTLVVSRAGATTLAELTALGVPSILIPSPYVTANHQEYNARALEKNNAAVVITESELKETDLMATVDAILTDEAKLNSMKLSAKQMGRPDAALKLVETVLSIMK, from the coding sequence ATGAAAGTAGCAATAAGCGGTGGTGGTACTGGAGGTCACGTTTATCCAGCACTTGCTTTCATCCGAGAATTAAAAAAAGTACATCCAGAAGCGGAATTTTTATACATTGGAACAGAAAAAGGCTTAGAAGCAGGAATCGTTAAACGAGAAGGTATTCCTTTTGAATCAATAGAAATTACCGGGTTTAAACGTTCATTATCTCTTGAAAATATCAAAACAGTCATGCGTTTTCTAAGTGGAGCTAAAAAAAGCAAACAAATTCTACGCGAATTTAAACCAGATGTCGTAATTGGAACTGGGGGTTATGTTTGCGGTCCTGTGGTTTATGCAGCCGCTAAACTTAAAATACCAACTTTAATCCATGAACAGAATAGTATTGCTGGTTTAACAAATAAATTTTTAAGCCGTTACACAGATAAAGTCGCGATTTGTTTTGAAGAAGTAAGTGATTCGTTTGCTTCTGAGAAAATTGTTTTCACTGGAAATCCACGAGCTTCAGAAGTAGTTGGTGTGGACGGTGAAGGCGCACTAGAAGCATATGGTTTAGTTTCAGGAAAACCTACTGTGCTTGTTTTTGGAGGTAGTAGAGGTGCTCGAGGTATAAATGAAGCTGTGGAAGCAATCTTGCCGGAATGGAATAAACGAGATTTTCAATTGTTGTATGTGACAGGTGATGTCCATTTTGAAAAGATAAAAGATTCTTTAGGAGAGATGAATTTAGGGAATCATATTAGTGTTCAACCATTTATTTATGATATGCCTAAGATTTTAAATGCTGTGACACTTGTTGTTTCAAGAGCAGGAGCGACTACATTAGCTGAACTTACAGCGCTTGGGGTGCCAAGTATTTTAATACCTAGCCCTTATGTGACCGCGAATCATCAAGAATATAATGCACGCGCGTTAGAAAAAAATAATGCGGCTGTGGTTATTACCGAGTCTGAATTAAAAGAGACGGATTTAATGGCGACAGTAGATGCGATTTTAACAGATGAAGCAAAATTAAATAGTATGAAATTAAGTGCTAAACAAATGGGGCGCCCAGATGCAGCTCTAAAACTGGTAGAAACAGTCCTTAGTATTATGAAATAA
- the mraY gene encoding phospho-N-acetylmuramoyl-pentapeptide-transferase, giving the protein MSLYMLVSTFAVAFIITVIGVPLFIPFLVKLKFGQSIRDEGPKMHEKKSGTPTMGAVIFITAMLISFLIFSFISGEVSAATWLLFITLALFGALGFLDDYIKVVQKRNLGLTSKQKFLGQVAISILFYLVYHFSDFAETLKIPFTNTEIDLGWFFIIFILFWLVGFSNAVNLTDGLDGLVSGLSVIAFSAFGVIAFYQEQMDVAIFCFAIVGGMLGFLLFNKNPAKIFMGDTGSLALGGSIAAVSILVHQEWLLLLIGIIFVIETASVILQVFYFKATGGKRIFRMTPIHHHFELGGWSEWRVVLTFWGIGLIGAIISVCVVIF; this is encoded by the coding sequence GTGTCTTTATACATGTTAGTATCAACTTTTGCAGTGGCTTTTATCATTACGGTGATAGGTGTCCCACTATTTATACCTTTCTTGGTGAAATTAAAATTCGGCCAAAGTATTCGGGATGAAGGCCCGAAAATGCACGAAAAGAAATCAGGAACACCAACTATGGGTGCGGTTATTTTTATTACTGCCATGCTCATTAGCTTTTTGATTTTTTCATTCATCAGTGGTGAAGTTAGTGCGGCTACTTGGCTACTATTCATTACGCTGGCATTATTTGGCGCATTAGGTTTTCTGGACGACTATATCAAAGTAGTTCAAAAACGTAACTTAGGTCTCACTTCGAAGCAGAAGTTTTTAGGTCAAGTTGCGATTTCGATTTTATTCTATCTTGTGTATCATTTTAGTGATTTTGCAGAAACGCTTAAGATTCCATTTACGAATACGGAAATTGATCTTGGTTGGTTCTTCATTATCTTTATCTTGTTCTGGTTAGTTGGTTTCTCCAATGCAGTTAATTTAACAGATGGTTTAGACGGACTTGTTTCTGGTCTATCTGTTATTGCATTCTCTGCTTTTGGTGTGATTGCTTTTTACCAAGAACAAATGGACGTAGCGATTTTCTGTTTCGCAATTGTAGGCGGAATGCTTGGATTTCTTCTATTTAATAAAAATCCAGCGAAAATTTTCATGGGAGATACTGGTTCGCTTGCTCTAGGTGGAAGTATCGCAGCTGTTTCGATTTTAGTTCATCAAGAATGGTTGTTACTTTTAATCGGAATTATTTTCGTTATTGAAACTGCATCTGTAATTTTACAAGTATTTTACTTTAAGGCAACGGGAGGAAAACGAATTTTCCGTATGACACCAATTCATCATCATTTCGAACTTGGTGGTTGGTCCGAGTGGCGTGTTGTTTTAACGTTCTGGGGAATCGGATTAATCGGAGCAATTATTTCAGTCTGTGTTGTTATCTTTTAA
- a CDS encoding cell division protein SepF — protein MGLSNKFKSFFFLDEEEEYYEEEVAREPEPMQKKTKKEKPSKNRFYAVEEEDAKVVSMQGAQFSSRMVLAEPRVYAEAQELADYLKDYKTVVVNLQRISHDQATRIVDFLSGTVYALGGDIQRVGNNIFLCTPDNVEVNGSISEMLDEQNFM, from the coding sequence ATGGGACTATCGAATAAATTTAAGTCATTCTTTTTCTTAGATGAAGAGGAAGAATATTATGAAGAAGAAGTAGCGAGGGAACCAGAACCTATGCAAAAGAAAACGAAGAAAGAAAAACCTAGTAAAAATCGTTTTTATGCCGTTGAAGAAGAAGATGCGAAGGTGGTTAGTATGCAGGGAGCACAGTTTTCTAGTCGTATGGTACTCGCAGAACCGCGAGTATATGCAGAAGCCCAAGAACTTGCGGATTACTTAAAAGATTATAAAACGGTTGTTGTAAACTTACAACGCATTAGCCATGACCAAGCGACACGTATTGTTGATTTCTTAAGCGGTACTGTTTATGCGTTAGGTGGAGATATTCAACGTGTTGGAAATAATATTTTCTTATGTACTCCAGATAACGTTGAAGTAAATGGCTCTATTTCCGAAATGCTTGATGAACAAAACTTTATGTAA
- a CDS encoding YggS family pyridoxal phosphate-dependent enzyme, with protein MTKQANLEKVTAQIKQSCEKSNRQQADVTLVAVTKTIDVAGITELYDLGIRHFGENRADVFLDKTRELADKDDICWHYIGSLQTRKVKDVLPEIDYLHSLDRSSLAKEIEKRATKPIKCFLQVNISGEESKHGFSKEEALSFLQEADFNFIEIIGLMTMAPITNSDKELHHVFHELKQLQQEIHALQLKNVPCTELSMGMTNDYGIAITEGATFIRVGRALVSDDNMEV; from the coding sequence ATGACAAAACAAGCTAATTTAGAAAAAGTAACAGCACAAATAAAACAATCTTGTGAAAAAAGCAATCGTCAACAGGCAGATGTAACTTTAGTAGCTGTTACAAAAACGATTGATGTAGCTGGAATCACAGAGCTGTATGATTTAGGAATTCGTCACTTTGGTGAAAATCGGGCAGATGTATTTCTAGACAAAACTAGAGAACTTGCGGATAAGGATGACATTTGTTGGCACTACATCGGCTCTTTACAAACACGTAAAGTAAAAGATGTGTTACCAGAAATCGATTATTTACATTCGCTTGACCGATCTTCTCTTGCAAAAGAAATTGAAAAGCGAGCAACAAAACCAATTAAATGTTTCTTACAAGTGAATATTTCTGGGGAAGAAAGTAAACATGGCTTTTCAAAAGAAGAGGCGTTGTCGTTTTTACAAGAAGCAGATTTCAATTTTATTGAGATTATTGGTTTAATGACAATGGCACCTATTACAAATAGTGACAAAGAGCTGCATCACGTATTTCATGAGTTAAAGCAATTGCAGCAAGAAATTCATGCGCTTCAGTTAAAAAATGTTCCGTGTACTGAGTTATCTATGGGGATGACAAACGACTACGGAATTGCGATTACAGAAGGTGCTACATTTATACGAGTAGGAAGAGCTTTGGTGAGTGACGATAATATGGAGGTGTAA
- a CDS encoding cell division protein FtsQ/DivIB has translation MAENKRVVSIENRIPELKKYRKKKLIRHLAILIGIFAILILITLYFLSPLSKLDKIAVSGNKQLTENEVRKESGLTAGEFVLGIRNGKTEEKLEKNTLIKNATVSKDGLNDVKINITEYKTIGYQQNDGKYYDVLENGIMLTDQPRQFPIGNDLLFQNFKNGKTLEKMVAQINKLPKDVVNSISEVIYSPTKTDQNHIELYMNDGNQVSADISSFADKMQHYPAIVAQLAKGQKGVIDIEVGSYFQSYYQQNAEKKAAEEKAAEKKKENE, from the coding sequence ATGGCTGAAAACAAACGAGTAGTTTCCATCGAAAACCGTATACCTGAATTAAAAAAATACCGCAAAAAAAAGTTAATAAGACATTTAGCCATTTTAATCGGAATTTTTGCGATTTTAATCTTAATTACACTTTATTTCCTTTCCCCATTGAGCAAGTTAGATAAAATTGCTGTAAGTGGAAATAAACAACTAACTGAAAATGAAGTTCGTAAAGAAAGCGGGCTTACTGCCGGTGAATTTGTCCTTGGAATAAGAAACGGAAAAACCGAAGAAAAGCTCGAGAAAAATACGTTAATAAAAAACGCAACCGTTTCTAAAGATGGCCTAAATGATGTGAAAATTAACATTACAGAATATAAAACGATTGGTTACCAACAAAATGACGGTAAATACTATGATGTCCTTGAAAATGGCATTATGCTAACAGACCAACCAAGACAATTTCCAATAGGGAACGACTTACTGTTCCAGAATTTTAAAAATGGTAAAACGCTCGAAAAAATGGTAGCGCAAATTAATAAACTACCAAAAGATGTAGTGAATTCTATTTCCGAAGTGATTTATAGTCCTACGAAGACCGATCAAAATCATATTGAATTATATATGAATGATGGTAATCAAGTTTCAGCGGATATAAGTAGTTTTGCAGATAAGATGCAGCATTATCCAGCAATTGTCGCTCAACTAGCGAAAGGACAAAAAGGCGTGATTGATATTGAAGTAGGTTCTTATTTCCAAAGTTATTATCAACAAAACGCCGAAAAAAAAGCTGCCGAAGAAAAAGCCGCGGAGAAGAAAAAAGAAAACGAATAA
- the ftsZ gene encoding cell division protein FtsZ: MLEFDTSSESLATIKVIGVGGGGNNAVNRMIEHGVQGVEFISVNTDAQALNLAKAETKLQIGTKLTRGLGAGAVPEIGKKAAEESREQIEEALKGSDMVFVTAGMGGGTGTGAAPVIAQIAKEMGALTVGVVTRPFGFEGPKRTKQALTGTEAMKEAVDTLIVIPNDRLLQIVDKNTPMLEAFREADNVLRQGVQGISDLIAVPGLINLDFADVKTIMTNRGSALMGIGIATGENRAAEAAKKAISSPLLETSVDGAKGVLMNITGGSNLSLYEVQEAAEIVSSASDEDVNMIFGSVINDELKDELIVTVIATGFDEEKQAQQQAQANRRPNQSIQVNRPSYAVQDEPQNDYAQNAPQQGNNPVHEQPQAEPQQNSSDVDVPAFIRNRNRRG, from the coding sequence ATGTTAGAATTTGACACTAGTTCAGAAAGTTTGGCAACAATTAAAGTAATCGGTGTTGGCGGCGGCGGTAACAACGCTGTAAACCGTATGATTGAGCATGGTGTTCAAGGAGTAGAATTTATCTCCGTTAATACAGACGCTCAAGCACTTAATTTAGCAAAAGCAGAAACAAAATTACAAATCGGTACAAAATTAACGCGTGGTTTAGGCGCGGGTGCTGTACCTGAAATTGGTAAAAAAGCAGCAGAAGAAAGTCGCGAACAAATTGAAGAAGCTTTAAAAGGCTCTGATATGGTATTCGTAACTGCTGGGATGGGCGGCGGAACTGGAACTGGTGCTGCACCTGTTATCGCTCAAATCGCAAAAGAAATGGGCGCTCTAACTGTCGGTGTTGTTACACGACCATTTGGTTTTGAAGGACCAAAACGTACGAAACAAGCCCTAACTGGAACAGAAGCAATGAAAGAAGCGGTGGATACTTTAATTGTTATCCCTAACGACCGTTTACTTCAAATTGTTGATAAAAATACGCCAATGCTTGAAGCTTTCCGTGAAGCAGATAATGTTTTACGTCAAGGGGTACAAGGGATTTCTGATTTGATTGCCGTTCCTGGTTTAATTAACTTAGACTTTGCCGATGTAAAAACAATTATGACTAATCGTGGTTCTGCACTTATGGGTATCGGGATTGCAACTGGTGAAAACCGTGCCGCAGAAGCTGCCAAAAAAGCCATTTCTTCGCCACTTCTTGAAACTTCCGTTGATGGAGCTAAAGGCGTTCTAATGAACATTACTGGTGGATCTAACCTTAGTCTTTATGAAGTACAAGAAGCAGCAGAAATCGTTTCTAGCGCTTCTGATGAAGATGTAAACATGATCTTCGGTTCTGTTATTAACGATGAATTAAAAGATGAATTGATTGTAACTGTTATTGCAACAGGTTTTGATGAAGAAAAACAAGCGCAACAACAAGCGCAAGCGAATCGTCGTCCTAACCAATCCATTCAAGTGAATCGTCCAAGCTATGCTGTGCAAGATGAGCCGCAAAATGATTACGCGCAAAATGCACCGCAACAAGGAAATAATCCGGTACACGAACAACCACAAGCTGAACCACAACAAAACAGTTCAGACGTTGATGTACCTGCATTTATCCGTAACCGTAACCGTCGCGGATAA